A region of Cucumis melo cultivar AY chromosome 2, USDA_Cmelo_AY_1.0, whole genome shotgun sequence DNA encodes the following proteins:
- the LOC103492388 gene encoding olee1-like protein, whose amino-acid sequence MTKSTIILISALCFVSLFYLASSKDQFFVEGKVYCDTCRVQFFTKVSKFLKGATVKLECKEIEGGSVTLNKEAVTDKSGKYSIEADGDHEEEVCEVSLVKSVDPDCDEISKEGYGHTSRVTITNNSGITNPVRLANPLAFLKKEKLPECKEVLRELGFDEEGLPV is encoded by the exons ATGACAAAATCTACCATCATACTTATTTCAGCTCTTTGCTTTGTATCCCTCTTCTATTTAGCATCTTCCAAAGATCAATTCTTCGTCGAAGGCAAAGTATATTGTGACACTTGTCGTGTCCAATTCTTCACCAAAGTCAGTAAATTCCTTAAAG GTGCCACTGTGAAATTGGAATGTAAAGAAATCGAAGGTGGAAGCGTGACATTGAACAAAGAAGCAGTGACAGACAAATCAGGAAAATATAGTATTGAAGCGGACGGAGATCATGAAGAAGAGGTTTGTGAAGTTTCTTTGGTGAAGAGTGTTGATCCAGATTGCGATGAGATATCTAAGGAAGGGTATGGACATACTTCCAGAGTCACCATCACCAACAACAGTGGAATCACCAATCCTGTTCGCCTTGCCAATCCTCTCGCCTTCTTGAAGAAAGAGAAGCTTCCAGAATGTAAGGAAGTTCTTAGAGAGCTCGGATTTGACGAAGAGGGCCTCCCTGTTTAA